A portion of the Achromobacter sp. MFA1 R4 genome contains these proteins:
- the bamA gene encoding outer membrane protein assembly factor BamA encodes MSFRRMFHHKKGVLPGLVAALLLPALAHAFEPFVVRDIRVEGIQRTDAGTVFGYLPVKVGEKFTEEEATEAIRRLYGTGFFTDVQIQTDDNVVVVVVQERPTIASVNFNGMREFDSKAITTSLAQVGFAEGRIFDRSMLERAEYELKQQYLSKGKYGVEVTSTVTPLPRNRVGVSFDVFEGSVARIQEIRFVGNKAFSESDLLDEFKLTTPGWLTWYTDTDKYSREKLEGDLERLRSFYLDQGYLEFSVEPPQVTISPDRQDIRITITIHEGEPYKVRSVKLAGNLLGLDKEINDLVQIKAGETFSAAKTNDSAKAITDYLGELGYAFANVNPNPQLDRAKHEADLTFYVDPSRRVYVRRIQIGGNTRTRDEVVRREMRQQEAAWYDAGDIKTSRDRVDRLGYFSDVNVKTDPVPGSPDQVDVNVDVKEKPTGMINLGVGYGSSEKAILSAGISEDNVFGSGTNLTLQLNTSKTNRAVVLSHTDPYWTKDGISRTTSAYYRVTEPWNNNDGDYRVKAMGLGMNFGIPISEYDRIFLGGNFERNQIDLYDNSPAAYENFVDQYGDSTNAVIFSAGWSKDTRDSALAPTKGSYTRLKADLSTIDLQYTMLTAQQQYYVPLGGSYTLALNGMVDWGQSYGSKDYPVIKNVYAGGIGTVRGYEGSSLGPRDVKTGDYLGGTRRIVANAQLYLPFPGASKDRTLRWFVFSDAGQVSAGSGLSCTRGRDNTEVEDPCGWRFSAGIGLSWQSPMGPLQLSYARPLNAKQGDDKQSFQFQIGTGF; translated from the coding sequence ATGTCTTTTCGCCGGATGTTTCATCACAAAAAGGGTGTACTGCCGGGTCTCGTAGCCGCATTGCTGTTGCCGGCCCTGGCCCATGCCTTCGAACCCTTTGTCGTGCGGGATATCCGCGTAGAGGGTATCCAACGAACCGACGCCGGCACCGTCTTTGGTTATCTCCCCGTCAAGGTCGGTGAAAAATTCACCGAAGAAGAAGCCACCGAAGCCATTCGCCGTTTGTATGGCACGGGCTTTTTCACCGACGTTCAGATCCAGACCGACGATAATGTCGTCGTCGTGGTCGTGCAGGAACGTCCCACCATCGCATCCGTCAATTTCAACGGCATGCGCGAATTCGATTCCAAGGCCATTACCACGTCGCTCGCGCAGGTGGGTTTTGCCGAGGGCCGCATTTTCGACCGCTCCATGCTCGAGCGCGCCGAATACGAACTCAAGCAGCAGTATCTGTCCAAGGGCAAATACGGCGTCGAAGTGACCTCCACCGTGACACCGCTGCCGCGCAATCGCGTCGGCGTGAGTTTCGACGTGTTCGAGGGCTCGGTCGCCCGCATCCAGGAAATCCGTTTCGTCGGCAACAAGGCCTTTTCCGAAAGCGACCTGCTCGACGAATTCAAGCTCACGACGCCGGGCTGGCTTACCTGGTATACCGATACCGATAAATATTCGCGCGAAAAGCTCGAAGGCGACCTGGAGCGCCTGCGCTCGTTCTACCTGGACCAGGGTTACCTGGAATTCTCCGTGGAGCCGCCGCAGGTCACGATCTCCCCGGACCGCCAGGACATCCGCATCACGATCACCATCCACGAAGGCGAACCCTACAAGGTGCGCAGCGTGAAGCTGGCCGGCAATCTGCTGGGCCTGGACAAGGAAATCAACGATCTGGTGCAGATCAAGGCGGGCGAGACCTTCTCGGCCGCCAAGACCAACGATTCGGCCAAGGCGATCACCGACTACCTGGGTGAACTGGGCTATGCGTTCGCCAACGTCAACCCGAACCCGCAGCTCGACCGTGCCAAGCACGAAGCCGACCTGACCTTCTACGTCGATCCCAGCCGCCGCGTGTACGTGCGCCGCATCCAGATCGGCGGCAACACCCGCACCCGCGACGAAGTCGTGCGCCGCGAAATGCGCCAGCAGGAAGCCGCCTGGTACGACGCCGGTGACATCAAGACCTCGCGCGACCGCGTCGACCGCCTGGGTTACTTCAGCGACGTCAACGTCAAGACCGACCCGGTCCCGGGTTCGCCCGACCAGGTCGACGTCAACGTCGACGTGAAGGAAAAGCCCACCGGCATGATCAACCTGGGCGTGGGCTACGGCTCGTCCGAAAAGGCCATTCTGTCGGCCGGCATCAGCGAAGACAACGTCTTTGGCAGCGGCACGAACCTGACGCTGCAACTGAATACCAGCAAGACGAACCGCGCCGTGGTGCTGTCGCACACCGATCCGTACTGGACCAAGGATGGCATCAGCCGCACGACGTCCGCCTACTACCGCGTGACCGAGCCCTGGAACAACAACGACGGCGACTACCGCGTCAAGGCCATGGGCCTGGGCATGAACTTCGGTATCCCGATCTCGGAGTACGACCGCATCTTCCTGGGCGGCAACTTCGAACGCAACCAGATCGACCTGTACGACAACTCGCCGGCGGCCTACGAGAACTTCGTCGACCAATACGGCGATTCGACGAACGCGGTGATCTTCAGCGCCGGCTGGTCCAAGGACACGCGCGACAGCGCCCTGGCGCCGACCAAGGGTTCGTACACCCGCCTGAAGGCCGACCTGTCGACCATCGATCTGCAATACACGATGCTGACGGCGCAGCAGCAGTACTACGTGCCGCTGGGCGGCTCGTACACGCTGGCGCTGAACGGCATGGTGGACTGGGGCCAGAGCTACGGCAGCAAGGATTACCCGGTCATCAAGAACGTGTACGCCGGCGGTATCGGCACCGTCCGCGGCTACGAAGGCTCGTCGCTGGGTCCGCGCGACGTCAAGACGGGCGATTACCTGGGCGGCACGCGCCGCATCGTGGCCAACGCCCAGCTTTACCTGCCGTTCCCGGGCGCGTCCAAGGACCGCACGCTGCGCTGGTTCGTCTTCAGCGATGCCGGTCAGGTGTCGGCGGGCAGCGGCCTGAGCTGCACCCGCGGGCGCGACAACACCGAGGTCGAGGATCCGTGCGGCTGGCGTTTCTCGGCGGGTATCGGCCTGTCGTGGCAGTCGCCGATGGGTCCGCTGCAACTGTCGTATGCGCGGCCGCTCAACGCCAAGCAGGGCGACGACAAGCAAAGCTTCCAGTTCCAGATCGGAACCGGATTCTGA
- the rseP gene encoding RIP metalloprotease RseP — MLFTLLAFAVALGSLIIFHELGHYWVARLCGVKVLRFSVGFGKVILRRTDRHGTEWAVSALPLGGYVKMLDDAPPGASPALAAGAFNTKPVGQRIAIVAAGPIFNLILAVFLYAGLNMAGTEEPVAVIAPPAADTPAARAGLLAGDRILAIDGEEVASWSDARWRLMDVMSTGGTARIEVSTPTGSVQQRELQLPPNTMDPDAGDPLAAAGIRLAQPKPAVRAVIDGGEGQAAGLRAGDQVVAVNGQPAPDTGALVKQIQENAGKTLALTVARDGANVTLNVTPRPEVVNGQEIGRLGVQLGGNVPMVTVRYGVFDSLWRGAVRTWDTAWFSLRMMGRMVTGDVSWRNVSGPVTIADYAGQTARIGIVAYIAYIALISISLGVLNLLPIPMLDGGHLLYYLVEIVRGSPPPAKWIDIGQRAGIGILASLMGLALFNDFTRLFT; from the coding sequence ATGCTTTTCACCCTGCTGGCCTTTGCCGTAGCGCTTGGCTCACTGATCATTTTCCATGAGCTGGGGCACTATTGGGTTGCCCGCCTGTGCGGCGTGAAGGTGCTGCGGTTTTCGGTGGGGTTTGGCAAGGTCATCCTGCGCCGCACCGACCGCCACGGCACCGAGTGGGCGGTCTCCGCCTTGCCGCTGGGCGGCTACGTCAAGATGCTGGACGACGCGCCGCCGGGGGCCAGCCCGGCGCTGGCGGCTGGCGCCTTCAACACCAAGCCTGTGGGCCAGCGCATCGCCATCGTGGCTGCCGGCCCCATTTTCAACCTGATTCTTGCGGTCTTCCTGTATGCGGGCCTGAACATGGCCGGTACCGAAGAGCCGGTGGCCGTCATTGCGCCGCCGGCCGCCGATACGCCCGCTGCGCGCGCCGGCCTGCTGGCTGGCGACCGTATCCTCGCCATCGACGGTGAGGAAGTCGCCTCGTGGTCCGACGCGCGCTGGCGCCTGATGGACGTCATGTCCACGGGCGGCACCGCCCGCATCGAGGTCAGCACGCCCACCGGATCGGTCCAGCAGCGCGAACTCCAGCTTCCTCCCAATACGATGGATCCGGACGCCGGCGACCCGCTCGCCGCCGCCGGCATCCGGTTGGCCCAGCCCAAGCCGGCGGTGCGTGCCGTGATCGACGGCGGAGAAGGGCAGGCCGCGGGCCTGCGTGCCGGCGACCAGGTCGTGGCCGTGAACGGCCAGCCGGCCCCCGATACCGGCGCGCTGGTCAAGCAGATCCAGGAAAACGCCGGCAAGACGCTGGCGCTGACGGTCGCGCGTGATGGCGCCAATGTCACCCTGAACGTCACGCCCCGCCCGGAAGTCGTCAACGGCCAGGAAATCGGCCGGCTGGGCGTGCAGCTTGGCGGCAATGTGCCGATGGTGACGGTGCGCTATGGCGTGTTCGACAGCCTGTGGCGCGGCGCGGTGCGCACGTGGGACACCGCCTGGTTCTCGCTGCGCATGATGGGACGCATGGTGACGGGCGACGTCTCGTGGCGCAATGTCAGCGGTCCGGTCACCATTGCCGACTACGCCGGCCAGACCGCGCGCATCGGAATTGTTGCGTATATCGCCTATATCGCATTGATCAGCATCAGCCTTGGCGTTTTAAATTTGCTTCCCATTCCTATGCTGGATGGTGGCCATCTGCTGTACTATCTCGTCGAAATCGTGCGGGGTAGCCCGCCGCCAGCGAAGTGGATCGACATCGGACAACGCGCCGGCATAGGTATATTGGCAAGCCTCATGGGGCTTGCGCTGTTCAACGATTTCACGCGTTTGTTCACTTGA
- a CDS encoding 1-deoxy-D-xylulose-5-phosphate reductoisomerase codes for MTAFQRVVVLGSTGSIGESTLDVIARHPERLAVYALSAHSRMQRLAEQALASRAAVVVVPDAAARQKFIEAWPGSQAMPEIRVGAQALADTAADAQCDAVMAAIVGAAGLPAALAAARAGKRVLLANKEALVAAGSLFMQAIRDNGAELLPIDSEHNAIFQCLPHQGRAAAPQHPARGVRRLLLTASGGPFRGRDLEDLHDITPAQACAHPNWSMGRKISVDSATMLNKGLEVIEAHWLFAMPADRIEVVVHPQSVVHSMVEYDDGSVLAQLGQPDMRTPIAYGLGFPDRIESGVGPLDLTRHGRLDFEKPDLSRFPCLAHSFAALRAGQAACVALNAANEVAVDAFLDGRLAYTWIPRVIEAALEWQARQASVTLSSLEDVLALDAEARTFAGNLGLA; via the coding sequence TTGACGGCTTTTCAACGTGTCGTCGTACTGGGATCGACCGGTTCGATTGGTGAAAGCACGCTGGACGTGATCGCCCGCCATCCTGAACGACTGGCGGTTTATGCGCTGTCCGCGCACAGCAGGATGCAGCGCCTGGCCGAACAGGCGCTGGCCAGCCGGGCCGCGGTCGTGGTGGTGCCGGACGCCGCCGCCCGGCAGAAATTCATCGAGGCCTGGCCGGGCTCGCAGGCCATGCCCGAGATCCGCGTGGGCGCGCAGGCGCTTGCGGACACCGCCGCCGACGCGCAGTGCGATGCCGTGATGGCCGCCATCGTCGGCGCCGCCGGACTCCCTGCCGCGCTGGCCGCCGCGCGCGCGGGCAAGCGCGTGCTCCTCGCCAACAAGGAAGCGCTGGTCGCGGCCGGCTCCCTGTTCATGCAGGCGATTCGTGACAACGGGGCCGAACTGCTGCCCATCGACAGCGAACACAATGCCATCTTCCAGTGCCTCCCGCATCAGGGGCGGGCCGCCGCGCCGCAGCATCCCGCCCGGGGCGTGCGCCGGCTGCTGCTGACGGCCTCGGGCGGTCCGTTCCGCGGCCGCGATCTCGAAGACCTGCACGACATCACCCCCGCGCAGGCCTGCGCCCACCCCAACTGGAGCATGGGCCGCAAGATTTCCGTCGATTCGGCCACCATGCTGAACAAGGGCCTGGAAGTCATCGAGGCGCACTGGCTCTTCGCCATGCCTGCCGATCGCATCGAGGTGGTGGTGCATCCGCAAAGCGTCGTGCACTCCATGGTCGAATACGACGATGGCTCGGTGCTCGCGCAACTGGGCCAGCCCGACATGCGCACGCCCATTGCCTACGGCCTGGGATTTCCCGATCGCATCGAAAGCGGCGTGGGGCCGCTTGACCTGACCCGGCATGGCCGGCTGGATTTCGAAAAACCCGATCTGTCCCGGTTTCCGTGCCTGGCGCATTCGTTTGCCGCGCTGCGCGCGGGGCAGGCCGCGTGCGTGGCGCTCAATGCCGCCAACGAGGTCGCCGTCGACGCATTCCTGGACGGCCGGCTGGCGTATACCTGGATTCCGCGGGTGATCGAAGCCGCCCTCGAGTGGCAAGCGCGTCAGGCATCTGTTACGCTCAGCAGTCTTGAAGACGTACTTGCTCTTGACGCCGAGGCGCGCACCTTCGCGGGCAACCTCGGACTGGCCTGA
- a CDS encoding phosphatidate cytidylyltransferase gives MLGQRIVTAVVLLAILAAAMASANPWWFVALLALAAACANWEWLRLTLPQPPSPLISIGVAVLLLAGMLVLTSAWLAGDRTGAGDPGWILRYLVPAVSAVWLFAGVAAVVRGRSDAPPASLAWSVFSVPAALAAWAVLAQMYIARGAVFVVSLLALVWVADIAAYFAGRAFGKRKLAPRVSPGKTVEGAIAGVLGAVVWIGLSSLWDGTFGHALVQRWSFWLALPIAAALGMLSIVGDLFESLLKRRAGRKDSSTLLPGHGGVYDRIDAILPVAPFALLLSGVLF, from the coding sequence ATGTTGGGCCAGCGTATCGTTACCGCCGTCGTGTTGTTGGCCATTCTGGCCGCCGCCATGGCGAGCGCCAATCCCTGGTGGTTCGTCGCCCTGCTGGCCCTGGCGGCCGCTTGCGCCAACTGGGAGTGGCTGCGCCTGACGCTGCCGCAACCGCCATCCCCCCTGATTTCCATCGGCGTCGCCGTGCTGCTCCTGGCGGGCATGCTGGTGCTGACTTCCGCGTGGCTGGCGGGCGATCGCACGGGCGCCGGCGATCCTGGCTGGATACTGCGCTACCTCGTGCCGGCCGTGTCGGCCGTCTGGCTGTTTGCGGGCGTCGCCGCCGTGGTGCGCGGCCGTTCCGATGCGCCGCCGGCGAGCCTGGCGTGGTCGGTGTTTTCGGTCCCCGCGGCCCTGGCGGCCTGGGCCGTGCTGGCGCAGATGTACATCGCGCGCGGCGCGGTGTTCGTCGTGTCCTTGCTGGCCCTCGTCTGGGTGGCCGATATCGCCGCGTATTTTGCCGGCCGGGCCTTCGGCAAGCGTAAACTTGCTCCGCGGGTCAGCCCGGGCAAGACGGTTGAGGGCGCCATCGCCGGCGTTCTGGGCGCGGTGGTGTGGATCGGCTTGTCCAGTCTCTGGGACGGCACGTTCGGCCATGCGCTGGTGCAACGCTGGTCCTTCTGGCTGGCGTTGCCGATCGCCGCGGCGCTCGGCATGCTGTCCATCGTCGGAGACCTGTTCGAATCGCTGCTCAAGCGCCGCGCGGGCCGCAAGGATTCCAGCACGCTCCTGCCGGGCCATGGCGGCGTCTATGACCGCATCGACGCGATTCTTCCCGTCGCGCCGTTCGCGCTACTTTTGTCTGGAGTTTTGTTTTGA
- the uppS gene encoding polyprenyl diphosphate synthase: protein MATSSTQAVPDTRDIPEHVAIIMDGNGRWATRRLLPRTAGHAKGVQAVRRVVEACGRAGVRYLTLFAFSSENWRRPAEEVSLLMRLFVQALEREVGKLEEQGVRLHVIGDLSAFEPRLRELIDAAQERTAHNDRLHLTVAANYGGRWDILQATRAMLAAEPELAAQPERVDEERLSRHLSMAWAPEPDLFIRTGGEQRISNFLIWQMAYAEFYFTDRFWPDFGANELMAAFDWYRTRERRFGRTSAQVSESAAK from the coding sequence ATGGCAACCAGTTCGACTCAGGCGGTCCCCGATACTCGCGACATCCCCGAGCACGTCGCCATCATCATGGATGGCAACGGCCGCTGGGCGACGAGGCGGCTGCTGCCTCGCACCGCCGGGCATGCCAAGGGCGTGCAGGCGGTCCGGCGCGTGGTCGAGGCCTGCGGACGCGCCGGCGTGCGTTACCTGACGCTCTTTGCGTTCAGTTCCGAGAACTGGCGCCGTCCGGCTGAAGAGGTCTCCCTGCTGATGCGCCTGTTCGTGCAGGCCCTGGAGCGCGAGGTCGGCAAGCTGGAAGAGCAGGGCGTGCGCCTGCACGTCATCGGCGACCTGAGCGCCTTCGAGCCGCGCTTGCGCGAACTCATCGACGCCGCCCAGGAACGCACCGCGCACAACGATCGCCTCCACCTGACGGTGGCTGCCAACTACGGCGGCCGCTGGGACATCCTGCAGGCCACGCGCGCCATGCTGGCGGCCGAGCCCGAGCTGGCGGCGCAACCCGAGCGGGTGGACGAAGAGCGCCTTTCCAGGCATCTTTCCATGGCATGGGCTCCCGAGCCCGATCTGTTCATCCGCACGGGCGGCGAACAGCGCATTTCCAATTTCCTGATCTGGCAGATGGCCTACGCGGAGTTCTACTTCACGGACCGCTTCTGGCCGGACTTTGGCGCCAACGAGCTCATGGCCGCCTTCGATTGGTACCGCACGCGCGAGCGCCGCTTTGGCCGCACCAGCGCTCAAGTCAGCGAAAGCGCCGCGAAGTAG
- the frr gene encoding ribosome recycling factor, whose amino-acid sequence MSAAEIRKSAEARMAKSLDTLKTNLAKIRTGRAHTGILDHVQVEYYGSPVPVGQVANVNLVDARTISLQPYEKHMAGPIEKAIRESDLGLNPISMGDTIRVPMPALTEERRRDLTKVVRSEGEDAKIAVRNLRREANESLKKLVKDKEISEDDERRAQDDVQKLTDRAVADIDKMVVQKEAEIMTV is encoded by the coding sequence ATGAGCGCAGCAGAAATCCGCAAATCCGCCGAGGCCAGAATGGCCAAGTCGCTTGATACGCTCAAGACCAACCTGGCCAAGATCCGCACGGGCCGCGCCCACACCGGCATCCTGGACCACGTGCAGGTCGAATACTACGGCTCGCCCGTGCCGGTCGGCCAGGTCGCCAACGTGAACCTGGTCGATGCCCGCACCATCAGCCTGCAGCCGTACGAAAAGCACATGGCGGGCCCGATCGAAAAGGCGATCCGTGAATCGGACCTGGGGCTGAACCCCATCTCCATGGGCGACACGATCCGCGTTCCGATGCCGGCGCTGACCGAAGAACGCCGCCGCGACCTGACCAAGGTCGTGCGCAGCGAGGGCGAAGACGCCAAGATCGCGGTGCGCAACCTGCGCCGCGAGGCCAACGAATCGCTCAAGAAGCTCGTCAAGGACAAGGAAATCTCCGAGGACGACGAGCGCCGCGCCCAGGACGACGTCCAGAAGCTGACGGACCGTGCCGTGGCGGACATCGACAAGATGGTCGTCCAGAAAGAAGCGGAAATCATGACCGTATAA
- the pyrH gene encoding UMP kinase yields MSSRAYKRVLLKLSGEALMGEDAFGINRSTIVRMTDEIAEVAAAGVELAIVIGGGNIFRGVAPGAQGMDRATADYMGMMATIMNALALQDALKHKGIDTRVQSALNIDQVVEPYIRPKALRYLEEGKVVIFAAGTGNPFFTTDTAAALRGAEIGAEIVLKATKVDGIYSADPNKDPTATRYARISFDEAIVRRLEVMDATAFALCRDQKLPIKVFSINKSGALKRVVSGEDEGTLVHV; encoded by the coding sequence ATGAGCAGCAGGGCATACAAACGGGTTCTTCTCAAACTTTCCGGCGAGGCGCTGATGGGCGAAGATGCATTCGGCATCAATCGCTCCACCATCGTCCGTATGACCGATGAGATCGCCGAGGTCGCCGCCGCGGGCGTCGAACTGGCCATCGTCATCGGCGGAGGCAACATCTTCCGTGGCGTCGCCCCGGGTGCGCAGGGCATGGACCGCGCGACCGCCGACTACATGGGCATGATGGCCACCATCATGAACGCGCTTGCGCTGCAGGACGCGCTCAAGCACAAGGGTATCGACACCCGGGTACAATCCGCGCTGAACATCGATCAGGTCGTCGAGCCCTACATCCGGCCGAAGGCGCTGCGTTACCTCGAAGAAGGCAAGGTCGTCATCTTCGCCGCGGGCACCGGCAACCCTTTCTTCACCACCGATACCGCCGCCGCGTTGCGCGGCGCCGAAATCGGCGCCGAGATCGTGCTGAAGGCCACCAAGGTGGATGGCATCTACAGCGCGGATCCCAACAAGGATCCCACTGCCACGCGCTATGCGCGGATCAGCTTCGACGAAGCGATCGTCCGCCGTCTGGAAGTCATGGACGCCACCGCCTTCGCGCTGTGCCGCGACCAGAAACTGCCGATCAAGGTGTTTTCGATCAACAAGTCCGGCGCGCTCAAGCGAGTCGTGAGCGGCGAGGACGAAGGCACGTTGGTACACGTTTAA
- the tsf gene encoding translation elongation factor Ts: protein MAEITAALVKELREKTDAPMMECKKALTEAEGDLARAEEILRVKLGNKASKAAARVTAEGLIGLFISADAKKGAVIEINCETDFVAKNDDFVGFVNKLAELVATQNPADVAALSALPYGEGTVETTRTALIGKIGENISIRRFERIETANSLASYVHGGKIGVLVEYTGSDDVGKDLAMHIAATKPKALNADGVDAADIATERSVAEQKAAESGKPADIVAKMVEGSVAKYLKEVTLLSQPFVKSDKHTVEQYLKEKGASISKFVLFVVGEGIEKKTSDFAAEVAAAAAGAA from the coding sequence ATGGCTGAAATTACCGCTGCCCTGGTCAAGGAACTGCGCGAAAAGACTGACGCGCCCATGATGGAATGCAAGAAGGCCCTGACGGAAGCCGAAGGCGACCTGGCCCGCGCTGAAGAAATCCTGCGCGTCAAGCTGGGCAACAAGGCCAGCAAGGCCGCTGCCCGCGTCACCGCCGAAGGCCTGATCGGTCTGTTCATCTCCGCCGACGCCAAGAAGGGCGCCGTCATCGAAATCAACTGCGAAACCGACTTCGTCGCCAAGAACGACGACTTCGTCGGCTTCGTGAACAAGCTGGCCGAACTGGTCGCCACGCAGAATCCGGCCGACGTGGCCGCGCTGTCCGCGCTGCCGTACGGTGAAGGCACCGTCGAAACGACCCGCACCGCCCTGATCGGCAAGATCGGCGAAAACATCTCGATCCGCCGCTTCGAGCGCATCGAGACCGCCAACTCGCTGGCCAGCTACGTGCACGGCGGCAAGATCGGCGTGCTGGTTGAATACACCGGTTCGGACGACGTGGGCAAGGACCTGGCCATGCACATCGCCGCCACCAAGCCCAAGGCCCTGAACGCCGACGGCGTGGACGCCGCCGATATCGCCACGGAGCGTTCGGTCGCCGAGCAGAAGGCCGCCGAATCCGGCAAGCCCGCCGACATCGTCGCCAAGATGGTGGAAGGCTCGGTTGCCAAGTACCTGAAGGAAGTGACCCTGCTGTCGCAGCCGTTCGTCAAGAGCGACAAGCACACGGTCGAGCAGTACCTGAAGGAAAAGGGCGCCTCGATCAGCAAGTTCGTGCTGTTCGTCGTCGGCGAAGGTATCGAGAAGAAGACCAGCGACTTTGCCGCTGAGGTTGCTGCCGCCGCCGCCGGCGCCGCCTGA
- the rpsB gene encoding 30S ribosomal protein S2 → MSLMREMLEAGVHFGHQTRYWNPKMAQYIFGHRNKIHIINLEKTVDKYQEATKFVKQLAARGGNILFVGTKRAARELVASEAARCGMPYVDARWLGGMLTNFKTVKTSVKRLKDMEAVVAEGGAERMIKKEGLLFQRELDKLNKSIGGIKDMNGLPDAMFVIDVGYHKIAIAEAKTLGIPVVAVVDTNHSPEGIDYVIPGNDDSAKAIALYAKGIADAVLEGREQNLNGLVEELGEGQEEFVEVQDNQA, encoded by the coding sequence ATGTCTTTGATGCGCGAAATGCTGGAAGCGGGTGTCCACTTTGGTCACCAGACCCGTTACTGGAACCCCAAGATGGCTCAGTACATCTTCGGTCACCGCAACAAGATTCACATCATCAACCTGGAAAAGACGGTTGATAAGTACCAGGAAGCCACCAAGTTCGTGAAGCAGCTGGCTGCTCGCGGTGGCAACATCCTGTTCGTTGGCACCAAGCGCGCCGCTCGCGAGCTGGTCGCTTCCGAAGCCGCCCGTTGCGGCATGCCCTACGTCGACGCCCGCTGGCTCGGCGGCATGCTGACCAACTTCAAGACGGTCAAGACCTCGGTCAAGCGCCTGAAGGACATGGAAGCCGTTGTCGCCGAAGGCGGCGCCGAGCGCATGATCAAGAAGGAAGGCCTGCTGTTCCAACGCGAACTGGACAAGCTGAACAAGTCGATCGGCGGCATCAAGGACATGAACGGCCTGCCCGATGCCATGTTCGTGATCGACGTCGGCTACCACAAGATCGCCATCGCCGAAGCCAAGACCCTGGGCATCCCCGTGGTCGCCGTGGTTGATACCAACCACTCGCCCGAAGGCATCGACTACGTCATCCCCGGCAACGACGACTCGGCCAAGGCCATCGCGCTGTACGCCAAGGGCATCGCCGACGCCGTCCTGGAAGGTCGCGAGCAAAACCTGAACGGTCTGGTCGAAGAACTGGGCGAAGGTCAGGAAGAGTTCGTCGAAGTGCAAGACAACCAGGCCTAA
- the map gene encoding type I methionyl aminopeptidase: MGTITNPADLAKMRAACQDAAKVLDFITPHVKPGVTTGELDRLCLEYLTDELKVKSATVGYAPPGYPPFPGAICTSVNHQVCHGIPGDKVLKNGDSLNIDVTIIKDGWFGDTSRMYAVGEQSILSRRLSDITFECMWKGIQQVKNGATLGDIGNAIQKHAEANGFSVVREFCGHGIGQRFHEDPQVLHYGKPGTGVPLVTGMLFTIEPMINAGRREIRQLADGWTVVTRDHSLSAQWEHAVCVTETGYEVLTLSPGMPQPPAFITEPIVIPAV; encoded by the coding sequence ATGGGCACAATCACCAATCCGGCCGACTTGGCCAAAATGCGCGCCGCCTGCCAGGACGCCGCCAAAGTTCTCGATTTCATCACCCCGCACGTCAAGCCGGGCGTCACCACCGGAGAACTGGACCGGCTCTGCCTCGAGTACCTGACCGACGAGCTGAAGGTGAAGTCCGCCACGGTCGGCTACGCGCCGCCCGGCTATCCGCCCTTTCCCGGCGCCATCTGCACCTCGGTGAACCATCAGGTCTGCCACGGCATCCCGGGCGACAAGGTGCTGAAAAACGGGGACTCATTGAACATCGACGTCACCATCATCAAGGATGGCTGGTTTGGCGACACCAGCCGGATGTACGCGGTGGGCGAACAATCCATCCTGTCCCGGCGCCTCTCCGACATCACGTTCGAGTGCATGTGGAAAGGCATCCAGCAGGTCAAGAACGGCGCCACCCTGGGCGACATCGGCAATGCCATCCAGAAGCACGCCGAGGCCAACGGCTTTTCGGTGGTGCGCGAATTCTGCGGCCACGGCATCGGCCAGCGTTTCCACGAAGACCCGCAGGTCCTGCATTATGGCAAGCCCGGCACGGGCGTGCCGCTGGTAACGGGCATGCTGTTCACCATCGAACCCATGATCAACGCCGGCCGCCGCGAGATCCGCCAACTGGCCGACGGCTGGACCGTCGTCACCCGCGACCACAGCCTGTCTGCCCAATGGGAGCACGCCGTGTGCGTGACCGAGACCGGCTACGAAGTCCTGACCCTGTCGCCCGGCATGCCCCAGCCGCCGGCGTTCATCACCGAACCCATCGTCATTCCCGCCGTCTGA